In a genomic window of Melopsittacus undulatus isolate bMelUnd1 chromosome 1, bMelUnd1.mat.Z, whole genome shotgun sequence:
- the LOC115947236 gene encoding probable serine/threonine-protein kinase irlF has protein sequence MPDPSLDERNVQEEQEKSQKKQAKPEEKFEPNRDIENSKGNMDEESSKDYNSEKCETTKLSQEDNEEVEQEFTANPEEFTSQEELLSYLQRY, from the exons ATGCCAGACCCTAGTCTAG ATGAAAGGAATGTTCAAGAGGAGCaggaaaaaagtcagaaaaaacaggcaaaaccagaagagaagTTTGAACCTAATAGAGATATTGAAAACAGCAAAGGCAACATGGATGAAGAGAGCAGCAAAGATTACAACTCAGAAAA GTGTGAGACCACTAAACTATCTCAGGAAGACAATGAGGAAGTTGAG caAGAATTTACAGCAAATCCTGAAGAATTCACTAGTCAAGAAGAACTGTTGAGTTATTTG cAAAGATACTGA